The Calditrichota bacterium sequence GGCATAAGGTAACGCTCGTAATACCGCGAGGCCGGCAACGGATGCCGGTGCCGGAAGGCATCTCGGTCGTCGAGAGCGGCCCTCAAATTGGGAATCCCTTGATTGCGGCATTAGTCTCTCCACTATTCTTCCTCGCAGCGAGGCTTGAGGCAGATGTCTTTATCGGCTCGATGCCGACTTTAGCGCTTGTTGCATATATGAAAGGCTGGTTGTCCGGCCGTCCGGCAGTGAACTACGTCCTGGGCGATGACCTAAACTTCTTCGATGACGGAACGCTGCTACGGTCGCGGCTACTTCGTCGCCTTTACCGTCAAGTGGCGCTTTTCAGCCTTGGGAAGACGACAATAGTCGTCAATTCGCATTGGACAGCGACACGGGTGGTAGCCGCGGTAGGAAGACGCCCGATTGCCATTGTCCCCGGAGGGTATGATCTACAATCGTTCTACCTGGTAACGGACCATGCGGACGAGTCCGGCGTCATTAACATTCTAACCATCGGTCGCAGGATGCGCAGCAAGGGACTGCCCGACTTACTGACCGCATTAAAAGTCGTTCAGTCTGATGGTGTAGCCTTCCGTTTGACCGTCGCGACGAACGAAAACCTTACGATTGACAAACCCGGATTTGCCTGCGAAGTCGTCCGACCAGCCGACGATGCCGAATTGGCGGACCTCTACCGTCGCGCAGACATTTTCGTCCATCCCTCATGGGCAGAGGGCTTTGGGCTGCCTCCGCTTGAAGCGCTGGCAACAGGAGTTGCGGTCGTGGCGACCGACTCGGGCGGCATCAGGGAGTTTCTGAGAGATGAGGTGAACGCGCTGATCGTCCCGCCGCGTGAACCGCAAACGATAGCCGATGCGATTATACGGCTGGCACGTGACAGGGACCTCCGCGCGAGACTTGCGTCCGGCGGAATTGATACCCGGGATCGGTTCACTTGGGATCATAGCGCCGACGCGTTGGAGGCTGTGCTTGATAAGATCGTCCGGGAGCACCATGCTACCTGACGAAGTTTCGATCGTTACGCCGACGTTTAACCAATTGCCGTTTCTGAAACAGTATATTGCTTCACTGGAACGGCAGTTGCCGGATCCGGCAGCCTTCGAGGTGGTGATTGTGAATGACGGCTCGACCGACGGGACAGGCGACTATCTCGACGCCTATCAGGGGCCGCTGCGATTAGAAGTCATTCATCTTAAAGAAAATCAGGGCCGTAGTTCGGCGCGCAATAGGGGTATAGAAGCCACGTCCGGCAGGTTGATTCTCTTCCTTGATGGAGATGTTGTAACGCCGAATGATCTGGTGCAGGGTCACAGCGAACGTCATACCGGCAAGCAGGAAGCCCTCCTGGGACGTATTATTTATAGGAAGCAGGGGCAAACGAGAGCCTGGACACGATTTCTTGAGAGGCGGGGCGCAGTTCGGCTGCCGCCGGGGCGTGAGATTCCCGGCCATCACTTCCTGACGATTCACTCCTCTGTCCCCCGCGATCTCCTGGTTAAGTGCGGCGGATTCGACGAAAGTTTAGCCATTTATGGCGAGGATATCGATTTGGGATTCCGGCTGCGCAAGGTGGGTGTTAGATTGAGTTTTGCGCCCGAGTTGGAAGTTTTGCATTTGCATGTCCGGACGCTTGAGGAGTCGCTCAAAGTGGCGGAGAGTTTTGGGCGAACGACGCTACCGCAACTTATGATCCGCTATCCAGAAATGAGTGAGTTGATGAAGTTCGAGCGGATAACTGTTGATGGCTGGAGCGGACGGTGGCGGAGGGCGGCGCTCAGCAGGGGGATTTATCGAACCGCACTTGGCCTAACAAAAGCGTTAGGGACTATCGGCGCACCGCCGGTGCTTTACAGTTATCTCCTATATTATCATTACTATCAGGGTTTTCAACAGAGGGATCGAACGCGGTGGCCATAATCCTGGATGGGAAGAGTCTATCCGCAACTTTGCGGATTAGACTCAAGAAGGTTTTGGAAGAGGGACGCGCCGCTGGAAAGCCGCTGCCATTCTTCGTCGCAATGCAAGTAGGGGATGACCTGCCTTCGACGGTCTATATCCGGGCCAAGGAGAAAGCCTGTGAGGAGATGGGGATCGGCTTCCGTCATCATAAGTTGCCCGCCGAGACCTCCATGGAGGACTTACGCCGCGCGGTGCGGGATGTAAATGAGGACGACTCGGTACATGGCTTGATCGTTCAAAGCCCGCTGCCGGGTCACCTCGAAGAGATCGAGGTTCAGCGGATGGTGTCGCCACTCAAGGACGTCGATTGCTTTCACCCCGAAAACGTAGGCCTCCTTTATATTGGCAAGCCACGTTTTCAGCCCTGCACTGCAGCCGGGGTGGTTGAGTTGCTTCTTGCTTATGGCGTCGAACCGGCCGGGAAACGGGTGGTTATCATCGGCCGGTCGGTTATTGTAGGCCGTCCGCTCGCCGTTATGATGATGTTGAAGGCGCGCGGCGGCGATGCGACCGTCACGGTCTGTCATTCCCGGACGCCCGACCTGCCGGCGGTCTGCCGGGAAGGTGACATCCTGATCCCCGCAATCGGCAAGGCGGAGTTGATACGGGGCGATTGGGTCAAGGAAGGTGTGGTAGTGGTCGATGTTGGCATCAACCGGCTGCCCGACTCGAGCCAGAAGCGCGGCTACCGTATCGTTGGCGATGTCGCCTTTACCGAAGTCGAGCCGCGATCGTCGGCAATTGCTCCGGTGCCCGGCGGTGTCGGGCCGATGACGGTGGCAATCTTGATGAGCAATGTGATGCGCGCAGCAGGCTACGATGTCAACCCCGCCTTCGAGCAGTGACATGTTGCAGGCAGGCGAATTTGCGTGATTCCGCAAATAGAGCGATTGTCCTATTGATTGCTCAAGAGGAAATCGTTAGATTGCAATGATAGGCACTCTTCCGGTCGAATAGTCAGGAAGGCATATGACCGAACGGGTCAGGCTCATTGGGCTGCTGCTGTTGGCAGCAGCCGTCATCAGCGGTTGCGGCGGAACCAAGCCGGGCGTCAAGGCGACGTCTGAGGATGCCGGCCCGCAGTATCAGATCGGCGTAGTCGTTGCTCAAGACGGCGATCCGGTGCAACTCACCAGCGGCGAAGCCGACAATGGCCTGGCGGCTTTTCAGCCCGACGGCGCGGCAGTCGTCTTTACATCCAACCGGGACGGGCGGTGGCAGGTCTATCAGCACAGCCTCTCCGACGGGTCGGAATCGCGGCTGGTCGAGAGCGAAGCCAATGATGAGGCTCCACGCTGGCTGCC is a genomic window containing:
- a CDS encoding glycosyltransferase family 4 protein; amino-acid sequence: MQRGHKVTLVIPRGRQRMPVPEGISVVESGPQIGNPLIAALVSPLFFLAARLEADVFIGSMPTLALVAYMKGWLSGRPAVNYVLGDDLNFFDDGTLLRSRLLRRLYRQVALFSLGKTTIVVNSHWTATRVVAAVGRRPIAIVPGGYDLQSFYLVTDHADESGVINILTIGRRMRSKGLPDLLTALKVVQSDGVAFRLTVATNENLTIDKPGFACEVVRPADDAELADLYRRADIFVHPSWAEGFGLPPLEALATGVAVVATDSGGIREFLRDEVNALIVPPREPQTIADAIIRLARDRDLRARLASGGIDTRDRFTWDHSADALEAVLDKIVREHHAT
- a CDS encoding glycosyltransferase — protein: MRLYGWHVTGTSARDLRPAELIPGIGSLGIIAPTRWRLCLIRSSGSTMLPDEVSIVTPTFNQLPFLKQYIASLERQLPDPAAFEVVIVNDGSTDGTGDYLDAYQGPLRLEVIHLKENQGRSSARNRGIEATSGRLILFLDGDVVTPNDLVQGHSERHTGKQEALLGRIIYRKQGQTRAWTRFLERRGAVRLPPGREIPGHHFLTIHSSVPRDLLVKCGGFDESLAIYGEDIDLGFRLRKVGVRLSFAPELEVLHLHVRTLEESLKVAESFGRTTLPQLMIRYPEMSELMKFERITVDGWSGRWRRAALSRGIYRTALGLTKALGTIGAPPVLYSYLLYYHYYQGFQQRDRTRWP
- a CDS encoding bifunctional 5,10-methylenetetrahydrofolate dehydrogenase/5,10-methenyltetrahydrofolate cyclohydrolase; the encoded protein is MILDGKSLSATLRIRLKKVLEEGRAAGKPLPFFVAMQVGDDLPSTVYIRAKEKACEEMGIGFRHHKLPAETSMEDLRRAVRDVNEDDSVHGLIVQSPLPGHLEEIEVQRMVSPLKDVDCFHPENVGLLYIGKPRFQPCTAAGVVELLLAYGVEPAGKRVVIIGRSVIVGRPLAVMMMLKARGGDATVTVCHSRTPDLPAVCREGDILIPAIGKAELIRGDWVKEGVVVVDVGINRLPDSSQKRGYRIVGDVAFTEVEPRSSAIAPVPGGVGPMTVAILMSNVMRAAGYDVNPAFEQ